The window GGCCAGCCGGTTCAGCTCACGGGCGAGTTCGCGCGCCCGCTCCCCGTCGCCGGCCTGCCTCGCCTCCTCGTACTCGCGCTGGGTCTCGCGGAACTCGCCGACCGTGTCGGCGTACTCGCGCTGGGTCTCCTGGACGGTCCGGTACTCCTCGCTCGCCCCGTCGCCGTCGGTCTCGCCGTCGACGTCGACGTACTTCCCGAGCGAGTCGGAGTAGTCGTCGCCGAGGACGGACCTGGCGGCGTCGTACTCTCCCTGGCTGAGCCGGAGCGAGCTCTCGCCGATGCGGCCGTTCAGGTCGCCCGAGAGGTACGAGACGAGGCGGTCGAGGCGGTTCTCGCTCTCGACTTCCTCGGGGTTCCGATGGAGGACGTCGCTGTCGTTGCCGTCGGTGGTGTTGCCGCTCGTCCCGTTTTCGGCCTGGTACTGGAGAGCCGTCCCCCCGAGCGATCGGACGGGCGACGACCGTGTGGTGTCACCGAGCGACGAGGCAGACGAGGTGTCCGCGGGTGGCTGGTCCGCGGGCGCGCCGGCGACAACCACGGCGGCCGCGGCCGACGTCGGGGCGACGACACTGACCGCTACCAGGAGCGTCAGCAGCAGACGGATCGAGACTCCCCGGGTTCCGCGCACTGTCCGGAGCCAGTCGTGCGAACCTAATGTGTTTTCGCATTCGGCTGACGAGTCCGCCTCGCGGTTCGGCCGGCGAGTCCGTCTCGCGGGCCGGCGAACACAAACATTCAACTTCGGTGCCACGAATCCGTAGCACGATGCTTCCGACCCGCCGGTGGGCCGCACTCGCAGGGGCCGCGTGTTTCTTCGCCCTCTTCGCCGTCGCCCTCGGCGAGCCGACGCCGCTCCTGGCCGCGGGGGGACTCGGCGCGTGGCTCCTGCTCGCGCAGGTCGACGCGGCGCGGACGATGCAGACCGTCGATCGCTCCCTGTCGGCGACCGTCTCCGTCGCCGACACGAGCGTCTTCGTCGGCGACCGGACGGCGATCACGCTGCGCGCGTCGCTGTCGACCCCCGTCGACGCACCGGTCGAGGTCGAACTCGTCGAACCACCGAGCGTTCGGGGCCCCGGACGGGACCACCGAACGGTGACCATCGAGCCGGGTGAGCGCTCGGCCTCGACCACCTGCAGCGTGACGCTTCCGGTCGCCGGCCGGATCTCCTTCGAGACGGTCCGCGTCAGGATCGGCGATCGCGCGGGCTACTTCACCGAGGAGGTGTCGCTGGCGGCCGACGCCCAGTGTCTCGTCGAGCCGCCCGCGCCCGACGACGTCCACGTCGGACAGGGCGGTCACGCCGTCGGCACGATGTACGGCGAGCACTCGACGGATCAGACCGGACCGGGACTGGTCCCCCACGAGACCCGACAGTACGTGATGGGCGATACGCTCTCGCGGGTCGACTGGAAGACGACGGCCCGGATGAACCAGCCGTACATCCGCGAGTTCGAATCCGAGTCCGACTACCAGCTGTCGCTGGTGTTTGACGCCGGAGCGGATATGGGGTCCGGACCCACGGGCCGGACGAAACTCGACTACGCCCGGGAAATCGCCCTGGGGTGCGTCTACGCCGCGGAGTCGTACGGCGACCCGGTTTCGGCACGGCTCGTCGACGACGACGGAACGCGCTGGCAGTACGGCCCGTCGGCGTCCGCGACGGCCTACCGGACGGTCCGGAGCCGCCTCCTCGACCTCGATTCGGGCGCTGGCCGGCGTCGAGATGTCGACCGCTCGCGCCCGATCTCGCCCGCTGACGCCGGCTCGCGGGGACAGCTTCTCGACGACGACTCGCCGTTCGCGAGTCGGCTCCGGCCGTTCCTCGCCGACACGGAGAGCTACGTCTCCCGGGTGAGCGACCGGCCGCTGTTCGGCGCCGTCGGCGCCGCGTGTTCGGACGCCGACCGTCGACACCACCTGGTGCTCGTCACCGACGACACGGCGAAGGTCGAGACGTACGAGGCCGCCGTCCTCGCGTCGAAACAGAGCGGCCGCGTGAGCGTGTTCATCACGCCGAGCGCGCTGTTCGAACGGGACGAGACGGTCGGCGACGACGGCTTCGTCGAGTTCGAGGAGTTCCGCGCCCGGCTCGACCGGCTGGAGAACGTCACCGCCTACGAAGTCGCGCCGCGGACCGCGGTCGAGCGGGCGACGACCAGCGCGGCCACAGCCCTGGGTGAGTCCTGATGGAGGAGCGACTGCAACTCGTTGGGCGGTCGTTTCGGTCGACGCTGGGGACGAACGCGCTCACGCCGCTCGACGGCGTCGGCGTCGTTCTTTTCACCGGCACGCTGGCCGTAACGCACGGACCGTGGGGGCTTCTCGCGGGCCTACTCGTCTTCGGTACAGCCATCGCGAGCGCCGGCCCCGCCGCGTTCGTCCTCGCCCAACTCGGGATCGTCTCGCTGCTCGCCGCGTCGAGCACCTGGACGATGGCCCTGGCACAGTTCGCGGCGTTCTTCCTCCTCGTGGGCGCGGCGTACGGCCGGGCACCGACACGACACCAACTGGGGCGGCTGGCACTCGCGTATTTCGCGAGCCTCGGCGTCGTCTGGGTGCTGGTGAACAGTCTCCGGTGGCTCTGGCAGTCCGCGCTGGCGTTCCTCGCGCTCGCGGCGCTGCTCGCGTACGCGGTGCACCGATACGAACGCGTCGCGCTCGGCCTCGTCACCGCGGAGGGCGACCGATGACCGACGAGAGCCAGGCGGGGGTGCCCTCGAACGAGTCACGACCACGCGAGGCCGCGAGCGATGGGGGACGAGCGGACGAACGACGAGCGCGCGGCCCCGCGAACGCAACGTCGTCGACCGAGGGCGAGCGAACGTCTCCGGCGGGAACGGACCGTGAGGACGCCGCCGATACAGACGATTCAGATGCAGGTAATGCCGAAGAGATCGCGTCGCTCCGGCGGGAGAACGCCCGTCTCCGACGACGTTACGAACGCCTCCGTCGGGGCCAGTACCGGAAGACCGCAATCGTCCTACTGGGACTCGGCATCGCCGGCCTCGTGGGGGCGGTGCTCTTTCCGCCCGTCAGAGACGTCCTCGTCGTACTCGGGGCGATCGGAGTGTTCTCGGCCGCCGTCACGCGCTATCTCAGTCCCGAGCAGTTCATCCCGGTCGACGTCGGGGCGACGGTCTTCGGAGCGCACGCCTCGAACCACGCGGCGATCGTCGACGAACTGGGCCTCCAGGAGACGACCGTGTACGTCCCGGACGCCGAACGGGAGACGGTCCGCCTGTTCGTTCCGGAGCACCGTGACTACGCCCTCCCGTCGGCGGCGGAACTCAGAGACACGTTCGTGGTGGCCGACGAGGAGACCCGTCGCGGCCTCGCCGTCACGCCCAGCGGCGTCGGCCTGTTCGAGGAGTTCGACCGGAACCGGGACGGACCGCTCGGGACCGACCCCGGAACGCTCGCCCGGCAGGCGACCGACGCCTTGGTCGAACTGTTCGAGCTCGTCGAGACGGCGAACGCGGAAACTGACGTCGAGGACGGCCGGCTGACGGTCCGTATCGGCGGGTGTCGGTTCGGGTCGGCGAGCACCTTCGACACGCCCGTGGCGTCGTTCCTCGCCGTCACCGTCGCCCGGGGACTGGACACGCCCGTCGTCACCGAAGTCACGCCCGAAGCCGAGGAGGAGTTCGTCGTGACGTGTCGCTGGGAGCCCGCTTCGGCGGAAGAGTAAAAATGTCGCCGGCGCGCCGATAGTGATCGCTGATCAGTCGTCGTCATCGGCGGTCGAGGGCGTCGCCTCTCGGAGTTCGTACTCCGGCGTGGGGACGCTCTCGACCACCTCCTCGACGATGTCTCGGGGTTCGCGACCGCTGATCTCCGCCTCCGTGTCGAGCACGAGCCGGTGCGAGAGGATGAGCGGCGCGAGGCGCTTGACGTCGTCGGGGATCACGTACTCGCGCCCGCGGATGGCCGCGGCGGCCTTCCCCGAGTGGAGGAACGCGAGCGACGCGCGGGGGGAGGCGCCGTACTCGATGGCCGAGTGCTCGCGCGTCGCCGAGACCAGATCCAGGATGTAGTCGTACACCTTCTCGTCGACGTGGACGTTCGCGACGGCCTGCCGCGCCGCGTCGATGTCGGCTAACTCGACGACGTTCGAGATGTCCGACGGCGCGAGTTCCGGCGAGCGGTCGAACCGCTTCAGGATCTCCCGCTCGTCGGAGCGATCGGGCACGTCGACGACGATCTTGAACTGGAAGCGGTCGCGCTGTGCCTCCGGCAGGGCGAAGGTGCCCTCGTACTCGATGGGGTTCTGCGTGGCGACGACGATGAACGGATCGGGCAGATCGAGCGTCTCGCCCTCGATCGTGGCCTGACCCTCCTCCATCGCCTCCAGGAGCGCCGACTGGGTCTTCGGCGTCGCGCGGTTGATCTCGTCGGCGAGGACGACGTTCGCGAAGACGGGGCCCCGCTGGAGGTCGAACTCGCCCAGGTTCTCCCGGTAGATGTGCGTCCCGGTGATGTCCGCCGGGAGCACGTCGGGCGTCATCTGAATGCGTTGGTACTCCAGGTTCGACGCCTGCGCGAAGAGGTTCGCGATCGTCGTCTTGGCCACGCCCGGGACGCCCTCGAGGAGGACGTGGCCGTCGGTCAAGAGCGCGATCGTGAGCGCCTCCACCGCGTCCTCGTTGCCGACGAGGAGCTGTGAGGTCTCCTCGACGATCGCGTCGTAGACCTCCTCGGGCGAACTCATAGCGAATCAGCCCGCCGTTCCGCACGGAGGGGTGGCTGTCGCGCGTCGCTGCGGTGAACCTTCGTCGATCGGTGGCTGCAGATCATAGGGAGAGACGACGTCTGCCGGGCGTGACAGCGTTCGTTGATTACATATACGCGCAGAAACATATAAATGCGGCCTTCCGGGAGAGCGGCCCGGGCGCGCCCCCGGTCGGTCGTCGGCTACCGCGTCTGTGCGGCTCGTGTCCGCTGCTAGGACTCGAAGCCGCGACGCGAGACTACCGCCACCGCGCCGAGGACCGTCGCGCCGACGAAGAACTGGAGGAGAGGCGATCCGCGAAGGAGGTACAGCGCGACCCGGAGCGGCGGCCGCTCGTCGACGTGGGAGCGATCCAGGAGAGCGGTCTCGTGGGGACCGATCAGCGCCGCGGCGAAGGCGCGGTTGTCCGGTCGTTCGAGCATCGCGTTGATGAAGACGCTCGGGTCGCTGACGACGACGACATCGCCCGCACCGACCGGCTCGACGGTCACGATCGGGTACGATCGGAGCGGTTCGTCGTCGTCGAGTTCGTCGTCGGCGTCGCGGTCGAGATACGAGAAGTTCGAAGAGCGGACGAGCACCGCGCTCCCGTTCGGTCGCACCGTCGCCGGGTGGTTCAGGGTCAGCTGTTCGACGTCCTCGGTGTAGGGGTCCGTCGCCGTCCGCGTCGCGACCGGCAGCGCGCCCGAGCGGAAGTTGTGCCGCTCGTCGCGCAGCGGCGTCTCGTTCACCCTGGCCGCGACGCCGACCCGGTCGAGGAGGTCGTTGCTGTGCGGTCTGAAGTCGTCGGCGACGACGAGCGTACCGCCGGCGCGGACGAACGATTCCACGCGCGCCGCCTCGGCGTCGGAGTAGGAGCGTTCCGGCGAGATGACGAACGCGACCGTCTCGGCGGCGTCGACGCCGCCGTAGTCGTCGGTGGCGAAGGCGACGCGGTACTCGGTGTCCGTCTCCGTCGCGACCGCGCTCACGCCCGAGGCGCCGTCCCACTCGGGGTTGAACGCGCCGTAGGTCGTCGCCGACGTGCTCGCACCGACGGCGATGCCGACTAAGAGCGTGAGGAACAGCGCGGTGGCGAGCAGGTGCGGGTAGCCCACCTCCCGGGAGCCGATCCGCACTCAGATCACCCCCGGCGGGAGGATCGCGAGGATCTCTCGGACGACGATGTAGCCGAAGACGACGAGACCGATCCCAATGAGCCACCGGAGGCGGCGGCGCCACGCCGGCGTCACCGCGATGGGCGCGGTGAGTTCGACGACGACGAGAAAGCCGATGAGCGAGACGACGAAGACCAGTTCGTAAGACAGCGAGTCGAGGAGGACGAGCACGAGCGTCGCGCCGAGCATCCACGCCAACTGTGCGCGGATGAACCGTTCGCGTCGTGCCGTCGCCATACTCCGTGGTTCGCGTCCGGGCTAACTAAACTGTCGCTTGCGGGGACTTCGCGGCGTGTCCGGGTCCGACAGAGACCACACGCTTGATGGGTCTCGGTCCCCTCGGCTCCGCTAGTGTTCCCGATCGGCCACGCCGCTCTCGGCTACCTCGCCGTCGCTCTCCTCCACCGCGTTCGCGGACTGTCGCTCCCGAACGGCTGGCTCCTGGTATCCGTGTTCGTCGGCTCGCAGCTCCCCGATCTGATCGACAAGCCGCTCACCTACTACGGGGTGCTCGAGAGCGGGCGCTCGTTCGGGCACTCGCTGCTCGTGATGGTCCCAGCGCTCGTCGTGCTCGTGTTCGTGGCCCGCCGGCGGGGGTACGCCCGACACGGCGGCGCGCTCGCGGTCGCGACCCTCTCGCACTTCCTCGGCGACACCTATCGGATCGCGCTCGCCGGCGAGTGGTACGAGATGCGCTTTCTCCTGTGGCCGCTCGTCCCGGCGATAACGTATCCTTCCGACGGGACCCCTCCGTGGATCCGCGTGCTCGACTCCCTCGGGGACCCCCGCTTTGGCTTCCAGTACGGACTCGCTGCCCTCGCGTTCGGGATCTGGTTGTACGATCGCTACGGCGGTCGGACGAGGATCGAGCCCGAATGAACGAGCCCCGCTGTGGAAGTCGACGGCGATCCGATCGTTCTATCGAGCAACGATCAGAGGGCCGTTCGGACGTGCTCGATGGCGATCGCGACAGGTGACGGTGATCAGAGCACTGCGGCGGCGATCACGGCTCCGTTCCACACCGTGACGACGAATCCGAGCGCGCACAGCCCGAGCGGGACGCCGAGGTTGTGCGGGTCGGGGACGACCCGGTAGAACCCGTAGAATCCACAGACGACGGCCAACTTGAGCGGGACGATCAGGAAGAGCCCGTGATCGTTGATGAGCCACGCGGCCAGGGGGCTGGCTTCCACGATCGTCCGCAGTTGGAGGCCGGCGAACGTCGTCACGAGGTCACCGACGAGAAAGAACGCGATGGCACCGTACCACCACAGCCGGGTGTTGTCTTCGAGAATCTGGATGGAGGGCTGGAAGTCCGAGTTCATGTTCTTGAACGGTTGTTGTCCGGGGGTCGCCAGTCTGAGTCCGAAGTTGGGTGTTAGAGACTAGTCGGCGTAGATACACGTTCTCTGCGGTTCGTGTTAAATATTTGCACCGAAGGTGCGTCCCCGTGACGTCGGATCGACTGTGGCAACGCTGAGACGGTAGTCGGGAAGCGTCGATATCGGGCGGATGAAAGCAGCTACGACCTCGGAACCGGTCGACAAGGGACGTTCCAGTCGAAGTACACAAGGCGTTCGGCCTCTACCCTCCTATAAGAAACGCGAATGAACCGGTCGCTGCTGTACGTTGGGCTGTTGTTCATTCTCGTCGGCGCGACGTTGACGATCGTGCCGACCGCGAGCTTCAGCACCATCGCGGGCGACCGACCGGTCGACGTGTCCGTCGCGGACGACAGCGAGGCGTTCGTGGCGGTCGCGAACACCCAGACCCCGGTGACACAGCCCGGAGACGGCGTCGCCGTCGCCGAGCTGGTAAACAACCTCGACGCGTCGATGACCGTCGAATACGAGGCCAGCGTCACGTCCGGTTCCGTCGCGGTCGAAAACCCCTCCCGCACGGTGACGATCCCGCAGGGCGGACGCGAACCGATCACCGTCGCGTGTTCGCCGCCGGGTGGGGGGCCGGGACCGCGACGCTCCGGATCGACGTGGTCGAAGCACGGGGCGGCTCGGCGACGATCACCGACGCGACGCTGGAAACCACCGTCGAATACGACTGCCCGGGGCGACCGGGCGGCGGCCCGGGACAGCCCGGTAACCCGAGCGGCCCGCCAGGCGGAGCGGTCGCGTACGTCGACGACGATCAGGACCTCGAATACGACGAAGGCGAGCGCACCGTCAGCGAGGGCGAACTCGCGGAGTTCGATAACGACAGCGCTCACCTCGTCGTCGCGGCCGGCGGAGGCCGGATCAACTTCCGGAACAGCGAGGTCGAGATGGCGGCGAAGTCGATCACCGTCGGCGACGCGACGCTCGCGAGCAACCGCGAAATCACGCTTGAGGCCGAGGAGGGCACGCTCTCGCTTCTGGACTCGACGATCGACGCGAAGAACGGCGCGATCGAGCTGTCGGCGGGCGAGATCACCGCCGCGGATTCGACGGTCAGCACCAACCGAGAGATCTCGATGAGCGCGGAGTCGGGGGCGCTCGCGTTCAGCGATTCGCACATCGACGCGAAGAACGGCGAGATCGAGCTCTCCGGCCGATCGATCGAGATGCCACGGACGACGGTCAGTACTAACCGCGAGATCTCGATGAGCGCCGGTTCCGGTTCGCTGACGCTCACTGACGCCACGATCGACGCGAAAAACGGCGCGATCGAACTCGCGGGGAGTCGCGTCGACGCGGCCCGCGCGACGATCTCGACCAACGCGGCGATCACCGCCACCGCCGACTCCGGGACGCTGCGCCTGACCGATGCGACGGTTGACAGCAAGAACGGAGAGATCGAGTTGGGCGGCGGGAGTATCGACGCAGCGGGTGCGACAATTTCGACCAACGTCGGGATTTCGCTCGCGACGGAGTCCGGCGACCTCCAACTGGGGGAGGCGACGGTCGAGAGCAAGAACGGCGAGGTAACCGTCGAATCGAGCGGGGACCTCCTCGCCAGCGGCGCGGTCTTCGAGACCAACGTGGAGATTTCCCTCAGCGCCTCCGGCGACGTGCTGTTGGACGCCGCCCGACTCACCTCCTCGAACGGCCAAGCGACAGTTGCTCTCGACGTCGAATCGGCCACGCTGTCGATCGACAGCGCGGTCCTCGACGACCGGGACTCGACGATCACCTACAGTCCGAGCGAGGCGGCCGTCACGGGGACCCCCTCGCGGGGGAGCGTCCAGGCCGATTGAGGCCGACAGCCGAATCGCGACTTCGGGGTTCTCGACGGCGCTCGGACGCCTGAGCGATCAGGGTGGCCGATCGAGGTTCTCGAAGCGGTTCTGCCGGTTCGCGTACACGTGGTACGCGGCGGAGACGGTGAACAGCGCGATCAGGACCGTCGGGTACGCCAGGACCGGCAGTTGCTCGGTCGGGAGGAAGTCGACCCACAGCGCGACGAGGATGAGGCTGCTGATGAGCGACAGCCCGAGGTAGTAGACGCTCCAGGGGATCGAACTCTCCGGTACGATATCGAGGTAGATGTCCAGTCGGTCGACCCGGTCTGTCAGTTCGACCGTTCCGTTCTCGAACTCGATCACGCCCGCGCGATCGAGGCGGGGGAGGTGCGTCTGCTGGAGCGACGTGTAGACGGTCTTTCGTTCCGCGGAGGTGACCTCCTCGATCTGCTTGTCGTGTTCCCAGGCGGCGACCTGCTCTGCGAGGTCGGACAACTCGACCGGACCGTCGGTCTGTTTGCAGTAGTGGATCGCGTATCGCCGCCGGTGGTTACCCATCAGGTCGAAGATCTCGTCTTTGGGAAGCCTCTCTTCGGCCCCATCCCCGGTGCCGTCGTCGGTCGTCAACTCTGTTGCGGCCCGTTGGCCCATCCGTCGGATGTCAATAATAACGACACCTACAAATAGCCTCTCCATTCGCTCCGGCTGACAGCTCCCGTGCGGAGCGCCTACTCCTCGCCTTCGACCAGGACTCGGAGCGTCATCTCGTAGTCCTCGGGGTCGGGGAGGTCCGTCAGCGTCGACGGGCCGTGGTCCGCGATGAGGTCGACCTGGACCCCGAACGGGACGGACTCGCCGGGGGTGAGGACGCCGTCGCCCGCGGCGTCGTCGGGACTCACCGCCAGGAGGTCGTCGCCGGATCCCCCGGTCGTTTCGAGGG is drawn from Halobellus limi and contains these coding sequences:
- a CDS encoding DUF7344 domain-containing protein, which produces MGQRAATELTTDDGTGDGAEERLPKDEIFDLMGNHRRRYAIHYCKQTDGPVELSDLAEQVAAWEHDKQIEEVTSAERKTVYTSLQQTHLPRLDRAGVIEFENGTVELTDRVDRLDIYLDIVPESSIPWSVYYLGLSLISSLILVALWVDFLPTEQLPVLAYPTVLIALFTVSAAYHVYANRQNRFENLDRPP
- a CDS encoding DUF4350 domain-containing protein — its product is MRIGSREVGYPHLLATALFLTLLVGIAVGASTSATTYGAFNPEWDGASGVSAVATETDTEYRVAFATDDYGGVDAAETVAFVISPERSYSDAEAARVESFVRAGGTLVVADDFRPHSNDLLDRVGVAARVNETPLRDERHNFRSGALPVATRTATDPYTEDVEQLTLNHPATVRPNGSAVLVRSSNFSYLDRDADDELDDDEPLRSYPIVTVEPVGAGDVVVVSDPSVFINAMLERPDNRAFAAALIGPHETALLDRSHVDERPPLRVALYLLRGSPLLQFFVGATVLGAVAVVSRRGFES
- a CDS encoding DUF5658 family protein: MNSDFQPSIQILEDNTRLWWYGAIAFFLVGDLVTTFAGLQLRTIVEASPLAAWLINDHGLFLIVPLKLAVVCGFYGFYRVVPDPHNLGVPLGLCALGFVVTVWNGAVIAAAVL
- a CDS encoding AAA family ATPase; translation: MSSPEEVYDAIVEETSQLLVGNEDAVEALTIALLTDGHVLLEGVPGVAKTTIANLFAQASNLEYQRIQMTPDVLPADITGTHIYRENLGEFDLQRGPVFANVVLADEINRATPKTQSALLEAMEEGQATIEGETLDLPDPFIVVATQNPIEYEGTFALPEAQRDRFQFKIVVDVPDRSDEREILKRFDRSPELAPSDISNVVELADIDAARQAVANVHVDEKVYDYILDLVSATREHSAIEYGASPRASLAFLHSGKAAAAIRGREYVIPDDVKRLAPLILSHRLVLDTEAEISGREPRDIVEEVVESVPTPEYELREATPSTADDDD
- a CDS encoding metal-dependent hydrolase is translated as MFPIGHAALGYLAVALLHRVRGLSLPNGWLLVSVFVGSQLPDLIDKPLTYYGVLESGRSFGHSLLVMVPALVVLVFVARRRGYARHGGALAVATLSHFLGDTYRIALAGEWYEMRFLLWPLVPAITYPSDGTPPWIRVLDSLGDPRFGFQYGLAALAFGIWLYDRYGGRTRIEPE
- a CDS encoding DUF58 domain-containing protein — protein: MLPTRRWAALAGAACFFALFAVALGEPTPLLAAGGLGAWLLLAQVDAARTMQTVDRSLSATVSVADTSVFVGDRTAITLRASLSTPVDAPVEVELVEPPSVRGPGRDHRTVTIEPGERSASTTCSVTLPVAGRISFETVRVRIGDRAGYFTEEVSLAADAQCLVEPPAPDDVHVGQGGHAVGTMYGEHSTDQTGPGLVPHETRQYVMGDTLSRVDWKTTARMNQPYIREFESESDYQLSLVFDAGADMGSGPTGRTKLDYAREIALGCVYAAESYGDPVSARLVDDDGTRWQYGPSASATAYRTVRSRLLDLDSGAGRRRDVDRSRPISPADAGSRGQLLDDDSPFASRLRPFLADTESYVSRVSDRPLFGAVGAACSDADRRHHLVLVTDDTAKVETYEAAVLASKQSGRVSVFITPSALFERDETVGDDGFVEFEEFRARLDRLENVTAYEVAPRTAVERATTSAATALGES
- a CDS encoding AsmA family protein, translating into MFAAGWGAGTATLRIDVVEARGGSATITDATLETTVEYDCPGRPGGGPGQPGNPSGPPGGAVAYVDDDQDLEYDEGERTVSEGELAEFDNDSAHLVVAAGGGRINFRNSEVEMAAKSITVGDATLASNREITLEAEEGTLSLLDSTIDAKNGAIELSAGEITAADSTVSTNREISMSAESGALAFSDSHIDAKNGEIELSGRSIEMPRTTVSTNREISMSAGSGSLTLTDATIDAKNGAIELAGSRVDAARATISTNAAITATADSGTLRLTDATVDSKNGEIELGGGSIDAAGATISTNVGISLATESGDLQLGEATVESKNGEVTVESSGDLLASGAVFETNVEISLSASGDVLLDAARLTSSNGQATVALDVESATLSIDSAVLDDRDSTITYSPSEAAVTGTPSRGSVQAD